From the Clostridium putrefaciens genome, one window contains:
- the nagB gene encoding glucosamine-6-phosphate deaminase, protein MKLIIEKDYKGISKRAAKEILKIINNKENSILGLATGSSPIGLYEELIKLNKENVVDFSKVTTINLDEYIGISSNHPQSYRYFMNNTLFNHINIDKKNTYVPNGNAEDMKVECIGYDKNIRDLGGIDVQLLGIGGNGHIAFNEPDEELILGTHVTGLTESTIKANSRFFDSVDEVPKNAITMGLGEIMKAKSIILIASGEGKAEAIAKLFSGKITTKSPATLLAVHNDVTVIIDEQAASLLNK, encoded by the coding sequence ATGAAGTTAATAATTGAAAAAGACTATAAGGGTATAAGCAAAAGGGCAGCAAAGGAAATTTTAAAGATTATTAATAATAAAGAGAATAGTATTTTAGGACTTGCTACAGGAAGTTCACCTATAGGCTTATATGAAGAACTTATAAAGTTAAATAAAGAGAATGTGGTTGATTTTTCTAAAGTTACAACTATTAATTTGGACGAATATATTGGGATTTCAAGTAACCATCCTCAAAGCTACAGATATTTCATGAATAACACATTATTTAATCATATAAACATAGATAAAAAGAATACTTATGTGCCAAATGGTAATGCTGAAGATATGAAAGTGGAATGTATAGGTTATGATAAAAATATAAGAGATTTAGGTGGAATTGATGTTCAACTACTAGGTATAGGAGGAAATGGACATATTGCTTTTAATGAACCTGATGAAGAGCTGATTTTAGGGACTCATGTTACAGGACTTACAGAAAGTACAATTAAGGCCAATTCTAGATTCTTTGATAGTGTTGATGAAGTTCCTAAAAACGCTATAACTATGGGTCTTGGTGAAATAATGAAGGCTAAAAGTATAATATTAATAGCTAGTGGGGAAGGTAAAGCGGAAGCTATAGCAAAGCTTTTTTCAGGAAAGATAACAACTAAGTCTCCAGCCACACTTCTTGCAGTTCATAATGATGTAACTGTAATTATAGATGAACAAGCAGCGTCTTTGTTGAATAAGTAA
- a CDS encoding GntR family transcriptional regulator, protein MIDKSSPIPAYYQLKEDIKKKISEGTWSVGQCIDSERELSKNYSVSRMTVRQALGELVQEGLIVRQKGVGTFVCETKVKQKDMMSFSEIVSRTGRTLETKVLQFKEIDASKELKDIFNKDKIYIINRMRIVNGFSIANEIVYIPCDYLDIKDKGELNGSLYKVLEEEGYKIVNSETSIQALLMEDKYKRIFNTKESVPLLKTCSKNMTAEDKVIFIEEAIYRSDKYLLEVNISSKGGGKLK, encoded by the coding sequence ATGATAGATAAAAGTAGTCCTATCCCTGCATATTATCAACTAAAAGAAGACATAAAAAAGAAGATATCCGAAGGAACTTGGTCAGTAGGTCAATGTATAGATAGTGAAAGAGAGCTTTCAAAAAACTATTCTGTTAGTAGAATGACGGTAAGACAGGCCCTTGGAGAATTAGTTCAAGAAGGCTTGATTGTTAGACAAAAGGGTGTAGGAACATTCGTATGTGAGACAAAGGTTAAGCAAAAAGATATGATGAGTTTTTCGGAAATAGTGTCTAGAACTGGAAGGACATTAGAAACTAAGGTGCTTCAATTCAAAGAAATTGATGCTAGTAAAGAATTAAAAGACATTTTTAATAAAGATAAGATATACATAATAAACAGAATGAGAATTGTAAATGGCTTTAGTATAGCTAACGAAATAGTATACATACCCTGTGATTATTTAGATATAAAAGATAAAGGTGAGTTAAATGGATCACTATATAAGGTGTTAGAAGAGGAAGGCTATAAAATAGTTAATTCTGAAACTTCCATACAAGCATTATTAATGGAGGATAAATACAAGAGGATATTTAATACAAAGGAATCAGTTCCTCTTCTTAAAACTTGTAGTAAGAATATGACGGCAGAAGATAAAGTTATTTTCATTGAAGAAGCGATTTATAGATCGGATAAATATCTATTAGAAGTTAATATATCATCAAAAGGTGGGGGGAAATTAAAATGA